A single window of Engraulis encrasicolus isolate BLACKSEA-1 chromosome 20, IST_EnEncr_1.0, whole genome shotgun sequence DNA harbors:
- the thrap3b gene encoding thyroid hormone receptor-associated protein 3b isoform X1, protein MQVDIHYLRQGDRCKEERLNTTMSKPPNPQSHSRSRSASRSRSRSYSRSRSRSRSRSRKYRYSSRSRSRSRSHSPSHSRDRGYSNRDYQNNRGGYRGGYNRGFRRPYYPRGRGRGFYPRRFQRGGGAGNYGYRSNNWQGDYKNRDHQGQHDPYREHSPRRGRSRSPRGRGRSGSRSRSRSRSYRSSSDRSRHSSTSSRSSRSPRRRRSGSGDKRGSRDRKEQRRSGSRASKDGGGGAAAGDAGVSTATGTANAANEAPVSLDRSKWKGLTEYEASPKRTSPGSRPGAQEATTGPSQKTTGLWKTIGTAVPSDPSPPKSSSTSGGASASTGFGFFSKADFRSGEKTAISTAFKKFLAEQGKKTVEREGDPASTSADTENAAVKTRATPSSYTSYDPSPGYGAPKSDKNVPFLDEDLDMEFNTADRKSENKTLLSARVLAEERFGKWDDSDYPTTNKEPPEDVEEELQHMEEELYHSRKQAAQRKEERSAKKKEKKKNRVQSPPSPAAVPARTAPEGSRTRPLFPVGRDDSPPSRSSGKRDDDLNFTIKHYQDDGEGSGAASGSMAKERRLSRDLVHPSKKDQEFRSIFQHIQAAQLRRSPSELYAQHIVTIVHHIKAQHFRSSGLTLNERFAMYQRRATEMEMTKPKKSPEIHRRIDVSPSAFKRHAHLFEEFEETSYKEGKKYEGGDLRLDIERRKKYPAKEREHKRDGGKGSGGSRGPSRERSVEKSSKHHKKSKKNKKKRERSPSSSSSSSSPSPSYRGKEYMGEDMDLEEGGYGRPRLGGPREYPVDHRGPPPVPREFEGHGGGDRGRGGYGRGRGVFEGGRGGFQPRIRGRGWGRGNYPGNSNNGNPQQMGVPVRPAEEEWDPEYTPKSRKYYLHDDRDGERESKWVDMRGRGRGGPYPRGGRGFVFRKGGGGGSSPKWTHDMFQGSEEGELGDSNGSDINHKDEEKAGDAAMSKM, encoded by the exons ATGCAAGTTGatattcattacctccgccaaggag ACAGGTGTAAAGAGGAACGGTTAAACACAACAATGtccaaacccccaaacccccagtCCCACTCGCGCTCCAGGTCAGCGTCCCGCTCCAGGTCCCGCTCCTATTCCAGGTCCCGGTCCAGAAGTCGCTCACGCTCCCGGAAGTATCGCTACAG TTCCAGATCTCGATCCCGGTCCAGGTCTCATTCCCCGTCCCACAGCCGTGACAGGGGCTACTCCAATCGAGACTATCAGAACAACCGCGGAGGCTACCGTGGGGGCTACAACCGTGGCTTTCGGCGCCCTTACTACCCCAGAGGCAGAGGCCGCGGCTTTTACCCGCGCCGCTTTCAGCGTGGCGGCGGGGCCGGTAACTATGGTTACCGCAGCAACAACTGGCAGGGTGATTACAAGAACCGTGATCACCAAGGCCAGCACGACCCTTATCGCGAGCACAGCCCGCGCCGTGGCCGCTCCCGCTCTCCACGTGGCCGCGGCCGATCAGGCAGTCGCTCGCGGTCGCGCTCCCGCTCGTACCGCTCGTCGTCCGACCGCTCGCGCCACTCCAGCACCTCCTCCCGCTCCTCCCGCTCCCCACGCCGACGCCGCAGTGGCAGCGGAGACAAGCGCGGCTCCCGCGACCGAAAAGAGCAGCGGCGCTCTGGCTCCAGGGCCAGCAAGGACGGAGGAGGAGGCGCTGCTGCGGGAGATGCTGGCGTCTCCACAGCAACGGGAACGGCCAACGCAGCCAACGAAGCCCCTGTTTCACTGGACCGGAGCAAGTGGAAGGGTCTGACTGAATACGAGGCTAGCCCCAAGCGCACCAGTCCAGGATCAAGGCCCGGGGCTCAGGAGGCAACGACGGGCCCCAGCCAAAAGACAACAGGCCTGTGGAAGACCATCGGCACTGCTGTGCCATCTGACCCAAGCCCTCCTAAGTCCTCGTCCACATCAGGGGGCGCTTCAGCCTCCACAGGGTTTGGGTTCTTCTCCAAAGCAGACTTCCGCTCAGGAGAGAAGACTGCCATCTCCACTGCTTTCAAGAA GTTTTTAGCTGAGCAAGGCAAGAAAACAGTTGAGCGGGAGGGTGATCCCGCGTCCACATCAGCCGACACAGAAAACGCGGCCGTCAAAACGCGCGCCACCCCGTCCTCGTACACCTCCTATGACCCCAGCCCTGGATACGGTGCCCCCAAGTCAGACAAGAATGTGCCATTCCTGGATGAAGACCTGGACATGGAGTTCAACACCGCCGACAGGAAGAGCGAGAACAAGACCTTGCTCTCTGCCCGCGTCCTTGCCGAGGAGCGCTTTGGCAAGTGGGACGACTCCGACTATCCCACCACCAACAAGGAGCCTCCGGAAGACGTGGAGGAGGAGCTGCAGCACATGGAGGAGGAGCTGTATCACAGCCGCAAGCAGGCGGCGCAACGCAAGGAGGAGCGTAGCGccaaaaagaaggagaagaagaagaacagggtCCAGAGCCCACCCTCCCCAGCGGCAGTACCTGCGAGAACGGCACCAGAGGGTTCTCGGACGCGCCCACTTTTCCCCGTAGGGCGGGATGATTCGCCTCCAAGCCGTTCGTCAGGAAAGAGAGACGATGACTTGAACTTTACCATCAAGCACTATCAAGACGATGGAGAAGG CAGCGGCGCCGCTTCAGGCTCCATGGCTAAAGAGCGGCGTTTGTCCCGTGATCTGGTCCACCCCAGTAAGAAGGATCAGGAGTTTCGCTCTATATTCCAGCACATCCAGGCGGCACAGCTGCGCCGTAGCCCCTCCGAGCTCTATGCTCAGCACATCGTCACCATCGTACACCACATCAAAG CTCAACACTTCCGATCCTCTGGATTGACTCTAAATGAGCGGTTTGCCATgtaccaaagacgagccacagaGATGGAAATGACGAAGCCAAAGAAAAGCCCAGAGATTCACAG GAGAATTGATGTGTCTCCCAGTGCCTTTAAGAGGCACGCACACCTGTTTGAGGAATTCGAGGAGACCAGCTACAAG GAGGGTAAAAAGTATGAGGGCGGCGACCTGCGTCTGGACATTGAGAGGCGCAAGAAGTACCCCGCTAAGGAGCGAGAGCACAAGCGGGACGGGGGCAAGGGCTCTGGTGGCTCCAGGGGTCCGAGCAGGGAGCGCTCCGTTGAAAAGTCCTCCAAACACCACAAGAAATCCAA GAAAAATAAGAAGAAGCGAGAgcgctctccctcttcctcttcctcctcttcatccccctccccctcctacaGGGGAAAGGAGTACATGGGGGAAGATATGGACCTTGAGGAAGGGGGTTACGGCAGACCACGTCTAGGTGGACCACGAGAGTACCCTGTGGACCACCGGGGTCCGCCGCCGGTCCCACGTGAATTTGAGGGTCACGGCGGTGGCGACCGTGGCCGTGGAGGTTACGGACGTGGCCGCGGGGTCTTTGAGGGAGGTCGAGGAGGATTT CAACCAAGGATAAGAGGCAGAGGATGGGGGCGAGGCAATTACCCTGGCAACAGTAACAACGGCAACCCCCAGCAGATGGGTGTGCCTGTGCGCCCCGCTGAAGAAGAGTGGGACCCAGAGTACACCCCTAAAAGCAGGAAATACTACCTT cATGACGACcgtgacggagagagggagagtaagtgGGTGGACATGCGGGGCCGTGGCCGTGGCGGGCCCTATCCGCGCGGTGGCCGGGGCTTTGTGTTCCGGAAGGGCGGTGGAGGAGGCAGCAGCCCCAAGTGGACCCACGACATGTTCCAGGGCTCAGAGGAAGGTGAACTCGGCGACAGCAATGGCTCCGACATCAACCACAAGGACGAGGAGAAGGCTGGTGATGCAGCCATGTCGAAAATGTGA
- the thrap3b gene encoding thyroid hormone receptor-associated protein 3b isoform X2 yields the protein MSKPPNPQSHSRSRSASRSRSRSYSRSRSRSRSRSRKYRYSSRSRSRSRSHSPSHSRDRGYSNRDYQNNRGGYRGGYNRGFRRPYYPRGRGRGFYPRRFQRGGGAGNYGYRSNNWQGDYKNRDHQGQHDPYREHSPRRGRSRSPRGRGRSGSRSRSRSRSYRSSSDRSRHSSTSSRSSRSPRRRRSGSGDKRGSRDRKEQRRSGSRASKDGGGGAAAGDAGVSTATGTANAANEAPVSLDRSKWKGLTEYEASPKRTSPGSRPGAQEATTGPSQKTTGLWKTIGTAVPSDPSPPKSSSTSGGASASTGFGFFSKADFRSGEKTAISTAFKKFLAEQGKKTVEREGDPASTSADTENAAVKTRATPSSYTSYDPSPGYGAPKSDKNVPFLDEDLDMEFNTADRKSENKTLLSARVLAEERFGKWDDSDYPTTNKEPPEDVEEELQHMEEELYHSRKQAAQRKEERSAKKKEKKKNRVQSPPSPAAVPARTAPEGSRTRPLFPVGRDDSPPSRSSGKRDDDLNFTIKHYQDDGEGSGAASGSMAKERRLSRDLVHPSKKDQEFRSIFQHIQAAQLRRSPSELYAQHIVTIVHHIKAQHFRSSGLTLNERFAMYQRRATEMEMTKPKKSPEIHRRIDVSPSAFKRHAHLFEEFEETSYKEGKKYEGGDLRLDIERRKKYPAKEREHKRDGGKGSGGSRGPSRERSVEKSSKHHKKSKKNKKKRERSPSSSSSSSSPSPSYRGKEYMGEDMDLEEGGYGRPRLGGPREYPVDHRGPPPVPREFEGHGGGDRGRGGYGRGRGVFEGGRGGFQPRIRGRGWGRGNYPGNSNNGNPQQMGVPVRPAEEEWDPEYTPKSRKYYLHDDRDGERESKWVDMRGRGRGGPYPRGGRGFVFRKGGGGGSSPKWTHDMFQGSEEGELGDSNGSDINHKDEEKAGDAAMSKM from the exons ATGtccaaacccccaaacccccagtCCCACTCGCGCTCCAGGTCAGCGTCCCGCTCCAGGTCCCGCTCCTATTCCAGGTCCCGGTCCAGAAGTCGCTCACGCTCCCGGAAGTATCGCTACAG TTCCAGATCTCGATCCCGGTCCAGGTCTCATTCCCCGTCCCACAGCCGTGACAGGGGCTACTCCAATCGAGACTATCAGAACAACCGCGGAGGCTACCGTGGGGGCTACAACCGTGGCTTTCGGCGCCCTTACTACCCCAGAGGCAGAGGCCGCGGCTTTTACCCGCGCCGCTTTCAGCGTGGCGGCGGGGCCGGTAACTATGGTTACCGCAGCAACAACTGGCAGGGTGATTACAAGAACCGTGATCACCAAGGCCAGCACGACCCTTATCGCGAGCACAGCCCGCGCCGTGGCCGCTCCCGCTCTCCACGTGGCCGCGGCCGATCAGGCAGTCGCTCGCGGTCGCGCTCCCGCTCGTACCGCTCGTCGTCCGACCGCTCGCGCCACTCCAGCACCTCCTCCCGCTCCTCCCGCTCCCCACGCCGACGCCGCAGTGGCAGCGGAGACAAGCGCGGCTCCCGCGACCGAAAAGAGCAGCGGCGCTCTGGCTCCAGGGCCAGCAAGGACGGAGGAGGAGGCGCTGCTGCGGGAGATGCTGGCGTCTCCACAGCAACGGGAACGGCCAACGCAGCCAACGAAGCCCCTGTTTCACTGGACCGGAGCAAGTGGAAGGGTCTGACTGAATACGAGGCTAGCCCCAAGCGCACCAGTCCAGGATCAAGGCCCGGGGCTCAGGAGGCAACGACGGGCCCCAGCCAAAAGACAACAGGCCTGTGGAAGACCATCGGCACTGCTGTGCCATCTGACCCAAGCCCTCCTAAGTCCTCGTCCACATCAGGGGGCGCTTCAGCCTCCACAGGGTTTGGGTTCTTCTCCAAAGCAGACTTCCGCTCAGGAGAGAAGACTGCCATCTCCACTGCTTTCAAGAA GTTTTTAGCTGAGCAAGGCAAGAAAACAGTTGAGCGGGAGGGTGATCCCGCGTCCACATCAGCCGACACAGAAAACGCGGCCGTCAAAACGCGCGCCACCCCGTCCTCGTACACCTCCTATGACCCCAGCCCTGGATACGGTGCCCCCAAGTCAGACAAGAATGTGCCATTCCTGGATGAAGACCTGGACATGGAGTTCAACACCGCCGACAGGAAGAGCGAGAACAAGACCTTGCTCTCTGCCCGCGTCCTTGCCGAGGAGCGCTTTGGCAAGTGGGACGACTCCGACTATCCCACCACCAACAAGGAGCCTCCGGAAGACGTGGAGGAGGAGCTGCAGCACATGGAGGAGGAGCTGTATCACAGCCGCAAGCAGGCGGCGCAACGCAAGGAGGAGCGTAGCGccaaaaagaaggagaagaagaagaacagggtCCAGAGCCCACCCTCCCCAGCGGCAGTACCTGCGAGAACGGCACCAGAGGGTTCTCGGACGCGCCCACTTTTCCCCGTAGGGCGGGATGATTCGCCTCCAAGCCGTTCGTCAGGAAAGAGAGACGATGACTTGAACTTTACCATCAAGCACTATCAAGACGATGGAGAAGG CAGCGGCGCCGCTTCAGGCTCCATGGCTAAAGAGCGGCGTTTGTCCCGTGATCTGGTCCACCCCAGTAAGAAGGATCAGGAGTTTCGCTCTATATTCCAGCACATCCAGGCGGCACAGCTGCGCCGTAGCCCCTCCGAGCTCTATGCTCAGCACATCGTCACCATCGTACACCACATCAAAG CTCAACACTTCCGATCCTCTGGATTGACTCTAAATGAGCGGTTTGCCATgtaccaaagacgagccacagaGATGGAAATGACGAAGCCAAAGAAAAGCCCAGAGATTCACAG GAGAATTGATGTGTCTCCCAGTGCCTTTAAGAGGCACGCACACCTGTTTGAGGAATTCGAGGAGACCAGCTACAAG GAGGGTAAAAAGTATGAGGGCGGCGACCTGCGTCTGGACATTGAGAGGCGCAAGAAGTACCCCGCTAAGGAGCGAGAGCACAAGCGGGACGGGGGCAAGGGCTCTGGTGGCTCCAGGGGTCCGAGCAGGGAGCGCTCCGTTGAAAAGTCCTCCAAACACCACAAGAAATCCAA GAAAAATAAGAAGAAGCGAGAgcgctctccctcttcctcttcctcctcttcatccccctccccctcctacaGGGGAAAGGAGTACATGGGGGAAGATATGGACCTTGAGGAAGGGGGTTACGGCAGACCACGTCTAGGTGGACCACGAGAGTACCCTGTGGACCACCGGGGTCCGCCGCCGGTCCCACGTGAATTTGAGGGTCACGGCGGTGGCGACCGTGGCCGTGGAGGTTACGGACGTGGCCGCGGGGTCTTTGAGGGAGGTCGAGGAGGATTT CAACCAAGGATAAGAGGCAGAGGATGGGGGCGAGGCAATTACCCTGGCAACAGTAACAACGGCAACCCCCAGCAGATGGGTGTGCCTGTGCGCCCCGCTGAAGAAGAGTGGGACCCAGAGTACACCCCTAAAAGCAGGAAATACTACCTT cATGACGACcgtgacggagagagggagagtaagtgGGTGGACATGCGGGGCCGTGGCCGTGGCGGGCCCTATCCGCGCGGTGGCCGGGGCTTTGTGTTCCGGAAGGGCGGTGGAGGAGGCAGCAGCCCCAAGTGGACCCACGACATGTTCCAGGGCTCAGAGGAAGGTGAACTCGGCGACAGCAATGGCTCCGACATCAACCACAAGGACGAGGAGAAGGCTGGTGATGCAGCCATGTCGAAAATGTGA